From Xenopus tropicalis strain Nigerian chromosome 3, UCB_Xtro_10.0, whole genome shotgun sequence, the proteins below share one genomic window:
- the rnasek gene encoding ribonuclease kappa, with protein sequence MVSLLCCGPKLAACGIVLSVWGVIMLVLLGVFFNVHSAVLIEDVPFTEADLFEDPNPPAKMYRLYEQVSYNCFIAAAIYVVLGGFSFCQVRLNKRKEYMVR encoded by the exons ATGGTGTCGCTGCTGTGCTGCGGGCCCAAGCTGGCCGCCTGTGGGATCGTACTGAGCGTCTGGGGAGTCATCATGCTG GTTCTGCTGGGGGTGTTCTTTAACGTCCATTCGGCGGTTCTGATTGAGGACGTGCCCTTCACTGAAGCGGATCTGTTTGAGGA CCCCAATCCCCCGGCCAAGATGTACCGCCTGTACGAGCAGGTCTCCTATAACTGCTTCATCGCCGCCGCCATCTACGTTGTCTTGGGGGGCTTCTCCTTCTGCCAAGTGCGGCTCAATAAACGGAAAGAATACATGGTGCGCTGA
- the c17orf49 gene encoding chromatin complexes subunit BAP18 isoform X4 — MTSASTKVGEIFSAAGAAFTKLGELTMQLHPVTDSSPAGARWTDTEIQMLHAAVKRFGEDLNQISSVIKERTVAQIKFAVKRKIYDDNGVPLTSDSPRKSIKKASPVSSSVPANMSVSAPQVVGGTSLPDGSQGAMKKRKSSDSLNLDPSFIMNSGDLPLLSR; from the exons ATGACGTCAGCCTCCACCAAG GTCGGGGAGATCTTTTCTGCTGCCGGAGCTGCCTTCACCAAACTGGGAGAGCTCACCATGCAACTCCATCCTGTGACTGATTCCTCTCCTGCTGG GGCCCGCTGGACAGACACAGAGATTCAGATGTTGCATGCGGCTGTCAAACGCTTCGGGGAAGACTTAAATCAGATCAGCTCAGTTATCAAGGAGAGGACAGT GGCCCAGATTAAGTTCGCCGTGAAGAGGAAGATTTACGATGATAACGGCGTCCCTCTGACCAGCGACTCCCCGAGGAAGTCGATAAAGAAAGCGTCGCCCGTGTCCTCCTCTGTGCCCGCCAACATGTCCGTGTCGGCGCCGCAGGTCGTGGGTGGCACCTCTCTCCCTGACGGCTCACAAGGAGCCATGAAGAAGCGCAAGTCATCAG ATAGCCTAAACCTGGATCCCAGTTTCATCATGAACTCAGGGGACCTGCCGCTCTTATCTCGCTGA
- the c17orf49 gene encoding chromatin complexes subunit BAP18 isoform X1: protein MTSASTKVGEIFSAAGAAFTKLGELTMQLHPVTDSSPAGARWTDTEIQMLHAAVKRFGEDLNQISSVIKERTVAQIKFAVKRKIYDDNGVPLTSDSPRKSIKKASPVSSSVPANMSVSAPQVVGGTSLPDGSQGAMKKRKSSDVTLSALNDSDANSDLVDIEGLGDRNSLNLDPSFIMNSGDLPLLSR from the exons ATGACGTCAGCCTCCACCAAG GTCGGGGAGATCTTTTCTGCTGCCGGAGCTGCCTTCACCAAACTGGGAGAGCTCACCATGCAACTCCATCCTGTGACTGATTCCTCTCCTGCTGG GGCCCGCTGGACAGACACAGAGATTCAGATGTTGCATGCGGCTGTCAAACGCTTCGGGGAAGACTTAAATCAGATCAGCTCAGTTATCAAGGAGAGGACAGT GGCCCAGATTAAGTTCGCCGTGAAGAGGAAGATTTACGATGATAACGGCGTCCCTCTGACCAGCGACTCCCCGAGGAAGTCGATAAAGAAAGCGTCGCCCGTGTCCTCCTCTGTGCCCGCCAACATGTCCGTGTCGGCGCCGCAGGTCGTGGGTGGCACCTCTCTCCCTGACGGCTCACAAGGAGCCATGAAGAAGCGCAAGTCATCAG ATGTGACTCTCAGCGCGCTTAATGACTCCGATGCAAACAGTGACCTGGTGGATATAGAGGGCTTGGGCGACAGAA ATAGCCTAAACCTGGATCCCAGTTTCATCATGAACTCAGGGGACCTGCCGCTCTTATCTCGCTGA
- the c17orf49 gene encoding chromatin complexes subunit BAP18 isoform X3 yields the protein MTSASTKVGEIFSAAGAAFTKLGELTMQLHPVTDSSPAGAQIKFAVKRKIYDDNGVPLTSDSPRKSIKKASPVSSSVPANMSVSAPQVVGGTSLPDGSQGAMKKRKSSDVTLSALNDSDANSDLVDIEGLGDRSTVKKLNFDQDSLNLDPSFIMNSGDLPLLSR from the exons ATGACGTCAGCCTCCACCAAG GTCGGGGAGATCTTTTCTGCTGCCGGAGCTGCCTTCACCAAACTGGGAGAGCTCACCATGCAACTCCATCCTGTGACTGATTCCTCTCCTGCTGG GGCCCAGATTAAGTTCGCCGTGAAGAGGAAGATTTACGATGATAACGGCGTCCCTCTGACCAGCGACTCCCCGAGGAAGTCGATAAAGAAAGCGTCGCCCGTGTCCTCCTCTGTGCCCGCCAACATGTCCGTGTCGGCGCCGCAGGTCGTGGGTGGCACCTCTCTCCCTGACGGCTCACAAGGAGCCATGAAGAAGCGCAAGTCATCAG ATGTGACTCTCAGCGCGCTTAATGACTCCGATGCAAACAGTGACCTGGTGGATATAGAGGGCTTGGGCGACAGAAGTACGGTGAAAAAACTCAACTTTGATCAGG ATAGCCTAAACCTGGATCCCAGTTTCATCATGAACTCAGGGGACCTGCCGCTCTTATCTCGCTGA
- the c17orf49 gene encoding chromatin complexes subunit BAP18 isoform X2, translated as MTSASTKVGEIFSAAGAAFTKLGELTMQLHPVTDSSPAGARWTDTEIQMLHAAVKRFGEDLNQISSVIKERTVAQIKFAVKRKIYDDNGVPLTSDSPRKSIKKASPVSSSVPANMSVSAPQVVGGTSLPDGSQGAMKKRKSSDVTLSALNDSDANSDLVDIEGLGDRSTIA; from the exons ATGACGTCAGCCTCCACCAAG GTCGGGGAGATCTTTTCTGCTGCCGGAGCTGCCTTCACCAAACTGGGAGAGCTCACCATGCAACTCCATCCTGTGACTGATTCCTCTCCTGCTGG GGCCCGCTGGACAGACACAGAGATTCAGATGTTGCATGCGGCTGTCAAACGCTTCGGGGAAGACTTAAATCAGATCAGCTCAGTTATCAAGGAGAGGACAGT GGCCCAGATTAAGTTCGCCGTGAAGAGGAAGATTTACGATGATAACGGCGTCCCTCTGACCAGCGACTCCCCGAGGAAGTCGATAAAGAAAGCGTCGCCCGTGTCCTCCTCTGTGCCCGCCAACATGTCCGTGTCGGCGCCGCAGGTCGTGGGTGGCACCTCTCTCCCTGACGGCTCACAAGGAGCCATGAAGAAGCGCAAGTCATCAG ATGTGACTCTCAGCGCGCTTAATGACTCCGATGCAAACAGTGACCTGGTGGATATAGAGGGCTTGGGCGACAGAAGTACG ATAGCCTAA
- the c17orf49 gene encoding chromatin complexes subunit BAP18: MTSASTKVGEIFSAAGAAFTKLGELTMQLHPVTDSSPAGARWTDTEIQMLHAAVKRFGEDLNQISSVIKERTVAQIKFAVKRKIYDDNGVPLTSDSPRKSIKKASPVSSSVPANMSVSAPQVVGGTSLPDGSQGAMKKRKSSDVTLSALNDSDANSDLVDIEGLGDRSTVKKLNFDQDSLNLDPSFIMNSGDLPLLSR; the protein is encoded by the exons ATGACGTCAGCCTCCACCAAG GTCGGGGAGATCTTTTCTGCTGCCGGAGCTGCCTTCACCAAACTGGGAGAGCTCACCATGCAACTCCATCCTGTGACTGATTCCTCTCCTGCTGG GGCCCGCTGGACAGACACAGAGATTCAGATGTTGCATGCGGCTGTCAAACGCTTCGGGGAAGACTTAAATCAGATCAGCTCAGTTATCAAGGAGAGGACAGT GGCCCAGATTAAGTTCGCCGTGAAGAGGAAGATTTACGATGATAACGGCGTCCCTCTGACCAGCGACTCCCCGAGGAAGTCGATAAAGAAAGCGTCGCCCGTGTCCTCCTCTGTGCCCGCCAACATGTCCGTGTCGGCGCCGCAGGTCGTGGGTGGCACCTCTCTCCCTGACGGCTCACAAGGAGCCATGAAGAAGCGCAAGTCATCAG ATGTGACTCTCAGCGCGCTTAATGACTCCGATGCAAACAGTGACCTGGTGGATATAGAGGGCTTGGGCGACAGAAGTACGGTGAAAAAACTCAACTTTGATCAGG ATAGCCTAAACCTGGATCCCAGTTTCATCATGAACTCAGGGGACCTGCCGCTCTTATCTCGCTGA